One Megalobrama amblycephala isolate DHTTF-2021 linkage group LG15, ASM1881202v1, whole genome shotgun sequence genomic window, aataagtatttaatatatacatttaaggCAAACTGAATTAGAATATAGTTTATAACTGTGTCTTATTTTAGTGTTATCATaatttgaattagctttttaattttataagttattataagttattttttagtttttttgtgattttatcatttatcagttttacttagttttttatttccagttatttattttatttatttgcttcaCCTTAAACTTATTTCAATTAGATGCCATTTCTAATTTTcctttagtttaattttttaatctaatatttatattttatttcagctttatttcaaaatgtttttatactttcagttaaaaataaCAGCACTTACAGTTTATTTAGGGTGACCCAGAATGGGCTCTCTATGTTACCTGTGGACAACAGCGCATAGTGTAGGCATCTTGAACTCTGTCGCAAAACCGATGGCTCTCTGcaattatggaaaaaaaaagcaagacAGGTTACCACCAAATGGTTAAATATGAGCTTTAACAAAGCATATAAACACAGCGGCATTCACCTGCAATTTCAGACGGGTGGTGATCAGAGTCTAACAGGGAACGGAAGCGCAGGGCCACTTCCTTCTGTCCCGGATGAGGTCGCAGTTCATGAATATCTGTAAGGAAAttaatttgtcattaaaattgTCAAGTCTCGGCTTGCGGACCTTTCCTGAAcccgtccccctctctctcccacttcgctTCTTGTCGGTtcactgtcctatcataataaaaggcaaaaatggcaaaaataaatcttaaaaaaaaaaaaaaaaaaaaaattgcaattgcaTTGCATTACTCAGAAAACTGGAGGAGGGCTGCATTTATGACAGGGACTGTGACTATATATGAGAGGCTTTGATACACAAATATGTCTTGTCTCCCTAGTCATGTTTTGTCTGAGAAATCTGAAAGAGTTGAATTGTTTACAGTTTCTGTCTGCAGAACTGAGAaacagtgtgtaaataaatCAGCTCGCATCCAGCACATCAATTACTTGTTTACACAACCCTTATTTTTTGTCCTCACCACTATCAAAGGCTTTGGTGGTCCCCTTGAGGACTTCCAGGGTCAGGGCAGCGATGATGTCAGCCTGCCGGGCAATGGCCTCAGCTCTCTCCACGGCCTCTGCTCCCAAAGAAGTGATCATCTGTGTCCCATTGATCAGAGCCAGCCCCTGTGGACAGAGATAAACATAACAAGCACTATTACCACAGAATAAAACTAGCACCTAGCAACCACTTCAGAACAGCCTAGGAACTGCCAAGCAACCGCATAGCAGAATACTTCAGGAACCATAGCAATTGCCCTAGTGGATGCATAAAAATGATGTAGCAAAGGATACTAGAGTCCAGAAGTGCCTGCCCACTTTTTTTTGGCGGCGTTGGTTCCaggttttttttctatttaaattctCCCATAGGGATTTAAAAAACCTTAGTTAAAGCATTATAAACCATGAAACAAAGCCAACGAGCTACAAGGTGAATCAAAAcgttacaaactttgatttaaaacaaaaaagtattcgAAAACTGGACAAAAGACAAAAGACTGTGTACTTAACGGCTTAAGTGAGGGAAAAACTACAATCCCATGTAGCAATggacattaatttattgcaaaatatgcatatatttaaaaatatttacattttttgagacCACAGGGAGACTGACTCAATGTGAGTAGGCGAAGCTAAAGAGCTCTTCTTGCGCATTTGCAGGTTGCGACTCTGATAGGTGTAATTTTCtatacagcatcatgggtaatgtagtttttcaccaggaagaacatgattattttaaaaataagctgaaataatgTGGGCTGACGGCTTCAGCAGAAGTAAATGCCATGGATTAACAACCTCgtagctcacagtaggtctgtctttaaaggtgcccttgaatgaaaaattgaatttatcttggcatagtcaaataacaagagttcagtacatgaaaatgacatacagtctcaaactccattgtttcctccttcttatataaatcttaattgtttaaaagacctccgaagaacaggtgaatctcaacataacaccgactgttgtgtaacagtcggggtgtacgccccaatatttgcatatgccagcccatgttcccaacatcattaaaggcattagacacaacttcattctttataaatctctccaacagtgtagcattagccgttagccacggagcatagcctcaaattcattcagaatcaaatgtaaacaatataacagtatacaatactcacataatccgacgcatgcatgccgcatgcatgacgaacactttgtaaagatccatttgagggttatattagctgtgtaaactttgtttatgcactgttcaaggcaagcgcgagctccgtgggcgtggagcaggagaattaaagggccagtagccctgaatcggctcatttataatgatgccccaaaataggcagttaaaaaaatgaagtaaaaaatttctatgtggtattttgagctgaaacttcacagacacattcaggggacaccttagacttatattacatctttttaaaaaaagttctagggcacctttaaatgtttaaactatTGTTCAAAATCAATGCCCTAATGGAGAAAATTaatggagtttttacttccAGTACCCAACTGTTGCACTCTGTAGGTAGTGATGCCAATTTAACGATTTTGTCGCTAGAGTTAGCAACTTCCCCGCCCCTTTCTGAGGCTTTTTTCAAAAGCCTAGtgacaaatctagcaacttcttaGACAAAACTTATCTAGATTTTGTGACTTgcccactgatctatataaatatagaCTCACCAGTATGACGTCATCTAGCaaccagttttagctactttcaatTGGCAACACTGTCTATAGGGacaacatagcaacaccctagaacaCTAGTAACCACATAGAAATGATGCAAAACACGCTTGTAAAGCAACCACTCAGAGGCAAGCCTCtcttttaaaagtttttctAGTTTGTCTAGTTTGTCCCTTTGCTATGCAAAAAACGATGACTGGTTTTAAAGGTTAGATTGTTTTTTAAGGGTGGTTAAAAGCTGTTGACCAGACAGGTAAAGGGCACACATTTCTGACCCACAAAACAGCTCTAAGTCAACAGAGATAAACATGTTGACTGCACAATGGGGGGATTAACCGTACCTCCTTTGGCTTCAGAGATATGGGCTTCAGACCATGTGCTTCCAATACCTGCAGGCAATACAAAGGTCAAATGTGACTTTAAAGAGTAAATATGCACTGCTTTCATTATCATTAGGACAAAGATTTGCAACCACAGCATCCAATGAAAATGTCCTCACGTATTTGGCATCCGCCCAGCCGCTTTTGGGCGACCACATCTTGCCTTCTCCCATCAGGCCGAGGGCGAGGTGAGAAAGAGGGGCGAGATCTCCGCTCGCACCTACCGTACCCTTCTCTGGGACGTAGGATAAACAGGAGGCTGTGGggagagaagaaagaaaatggTAAAATATCAGCTTGAGTACAAAACTCCTGAGGGAGAAGTTCAAAGGAACTCTTTGCTAATATTATTTTGTAGACGCAGCAACTACCATAAAAGTATTCTTTGAAATGACACACCATGTTTCATGTGCTGTGCCAAAGAAACCCAACAATGCTCTCTTCAGTTAAAATAATAAGCATTGCATTAATGTACCATTGAAGGCCTGTATCATTCTGAGCAAATTCTCCAGTGAAATCCCGCTGTACCCTTTGGCCAAAACATTGATCCTCAGGGCGAGCAACATTCGAGTTCTTTCAGGACTTAAAGGACTTCCCAGACCTACAATCAAATATAATCAAAAATCACAGTGAAGACAGAATGAAAGTTGGTTTAATAATGTCAGTTAATTCATGATTCATAATGTCATTCAAAAACACATGCAGACATTTGTTCatacttatatttattttaaataaaatgtgtcacaCCTGATGAGTGTGAGCGAAGAAGATTTTCCTGAAGCTCCCTGAAAGAGAGAAATGTGTGAAATACAATACTGGAAACACTTCACATATGGTTTCATTAGTTAAgcacattagttaacatgagctAACAATAAACTACTTATATAGCATTTAGTTAATGTTAGCTTTAAAATGTACTAATAcgtttttaaaatcaaaagttacatctgttaacatcagttaatgcactttgaactaacatgaacaaacaaggttttaataaagggttagttcaccaaaaaatgaaaattcagtcatttattactcacactcatgtcgttctacacctgtaagaccttcgttcatcttcgaaacacaaattaagatatttttgataaaatcagtgaggcctacattgccagcaagatcatttcctttttcaatgcccagaaaggtactaaagacaaatttaaaacagttcatgtgactacagtggttcaaccttaatattataaagcgacgagtatactttttgtgcgctaaaataaacaaaataatgacttttcaacaatatctagtgatgggtgatttcaaaacactgcttcatgaagcttcgaagctttatgaatcctCGAATCGGaccgccaaagtcacgtgatttcagtaaatgaggcttcgttacgtcataagtgtttcgaaatttcaatggctcaccactggggggcataactttggcaatttgatacacgctctgaacgaattcgaaacaaaagattcgtaaagcttcatgaaacagtgttttgaaatcgcccatcactagatattgttgaataaagtcgctatttagttttttgccgcacaaaaagtattcttgtcgctttataatattaaggttgaaccagtGTTGtacacatgaactgttttaaatatgtttttagtagctttctgggctttgaaaaagaaaatgatcttgctggcaatgtaggcctcactgattttatcaaaaatatcttaatttgtgcttcgaagatgaacgaaggtcttacaggtgtggaacgacatgagggtgagtaataaatgactgaattttcatttttgggtgaaccaaccctttaattATTTTGCTCATTATTTCATGTTAGCTATTGCATTAACAAATGAgacactttaaaaataaacttatttaaATGCGAAAGGTTTCAAGcgtaagaaaatattttataattttaaaaagaattATACTTGAGCTTGCTGACTGGGATGACAGTCCGAGCAAATTTACCAAACCCTGTAGTGATGCCATACACAACtagaaaaggaaaaaagaaaataaggatCATCATGTGGAGTCATATTTATAACTACTCAAACTATTTCATATTAATGAggattattaaaatattcatgCTCTTGCAAATACGTGCTGTTTTGtactacattttattattttatgttgtgAGAACTTGCTGTTATAATGACAAAGGCTTGACATGTGGTTGCTCTAATGGTGATGATACATGGgccaactttttgagcaatgttgctgagCAATTTTGCCGAACGAtattgcttgggcactttcccattgagaatgggcaacaaatttcgatgtaaagtatccagatagaaatttgttgcccattctcaatgggaaagtgcccaataAACATTgctcggcaacattgctcaataagttgccccgtgtatcatcaccttaagtgGTTGTTAGAAAATTGCTGTATGATTGGGCATTTTTGGTAGTAGCTTAGTCCAAATCAAAAGAACCAACTTGTAAGTATCTAGATATTGCTCAGAATTCAATGTAATTCTAAACGAttctttcttaaaaataaaggttctttctTGGAactgatggttccatgaagatcCATGGAACTTTTCCATTGTACTAAAGGTTTATTAAATTGTTCTTCACACTAATAAGAAACAGATTCTTTAAAGATCTATTCATTGAATGGTTCCTTGAGAAatcaaaaatgtgaaaatacacTTTTGGAACCTTTCTAAGAGCCGGTTTTAAGATTTTTAGGagcaggttaaaaaaaaaaaaaaaaaaaaaaatcaccctgATCACTTTGAAAACCCACACATATTTCCTTTAGAATGGATCTTTTGCTCACCTTTGTTTTCTTTCACAATGGTGTCCAGAAGCTCTCTCGATTGCACAACCTTTTGCTCAGCCTCTGGGGTCAGCTGAGGGTCAGATAATAGTTGCAATGTATTTCCATTGAGAAatataggcctggtttcacagacagggcttagattaagccaggattaggtctTATCTCAATtaagacatttaagtagcttttataaacatcttgagacaaaacaatggcaatgacatatttaaagacACGTcaatgcaagttgctttcagttaaaacagctcaaagtctgggactaggcttaagccttgtctgtgaaaccgggggatagTTTGTAAATGTTAATTCTTCACAAAACAATTGTAGACATCCAGCATAACCCATTTACCTTAATCTTAAAGAGGCCTTTCCCTAAATTCACCAGATCAGTTGAGGTCAGGCTGTTCCCATCTAGAGAAATGTACTGAAAATGGACAGCTGTCATTAATAGCACTGATGATAGTAAAAGTGCTGTATTTGTTGTACTGATATTTCATACTTACTTGCTCTGGTTCTCTATATGCTCTTGTTCTGTTTTTAACATCCACATTAAGGACATTTTCAGAGTTTACTGAGTAGCTAACAGCTTTTCAGAGATTTTCCAAAAGACAATCATTTACATGAAAGTCTGTATTTTgtccaaaaataaatgaatgattccAAATGTGGAGCAGGTGAGAAATTACATATGTGATGAGCAAAAGGATTAAATGTAAAAGAACAACAAGCatggtcaatttaatgcatttttagtgctattaatttaaaaaatgctataAAACTAATCAAAATGAAGAAAAGTGCATTTGAAATTTCTGTAATAAGGGATTTTCTTTCCTTTACTGAAATTCAAGCTTTAAATACAACTTTAGATATGCATTTAATATGTCTTTGAAGGCTTTTCTCAACAAAATTGGTatatatgattaattgtgattcaTTTGATTCAGTTAATCAGCTTATCATataatttattcaattaaaatttgTAATCGGTTGACAATATAAAGATACAGATGTGATGTCCCAGGCTGACTTGGAATGAAATCTTGTGACATGGTGTCTCCTTCAATAGCTGAAGATAAGagtaaaataacatgttatttacTCATCTTGCAAAACAAGATTCAGTATTTGTGGCAAAGTGAATGATTGAAGTTTGCCCTCTAAACAAACATCGAACAAATAAGCCATATTTGTAACATTACCAAGTTCAACAAAGTCATTATCCTCAAGCACATCTTCTATGGTATCGTCACTGTCCAGCAACCCGAATCCTTGACATTTTCTGACCATAAAATGAACATCTTTGATGTGCTGGATTCCTCCATTGTCAGGTTTGTTCTTGATGTAGCGCTTGAGAGCTTCAAAACCCAACCATTTGATGCTGCAGGTGGCATCTTTGCATGGAACGGTTATCCACTCATCCCGAACATGGACCGTGAAGCGATGCATCTCGTTTGACTGAACAACCACAGGCTGATACCTGAGGAGTGTGATCAATGCAAATCACTTCACTAGGTGGTGTATACAAATTGCAATGGCCAATCAAAGGCTGTTCTGTGGACCCCTCCTTTTACCACAGATGACAGAGTACATGGTGGTGTTTGACTATGTTATCTCTGCACCAAAGGTTCTGTGTTACGCTTGTCAAAAAGATGAGAATCTATCAGTCAACAAATTGTTAAGACTGAGTGATTTCCTTTTGAGTTTGTAGCTTGTAAAGTTTTGGCATCATCAGCATAAATacactaaataaatacataataaatacattgaTTCAGAAAGTTTAAGAACACTTTGAGACTACTCatgatttattttgtatttttaaaatttaagatTTTActtacaaattatattatcagcataaaaaggttctttaaaaaagattttaaaaaagtaataataattaaaaaaaaaaaaaacaccagattTTTGGACTCTAAatatttggaaaatatttatattaaattagaagaatctatgtattgtatttttctcatttaactataaaattcaatatataaatgcaatagaaCAATATGACAGACattttagatagatagacagatagatagatagacagacagacaagacagacagacagatagatagatacagacagacagaatgatagatagatacagatgatatgacagacagatagaaaaaaattgacagacagacagacagatggatagatagatagatagacagatagatacagatagacagatagatagacagacagatagatagatagacagacagacagatagatagatacagatgATATGACAGACAAATAGAAAAaaactgacagacagacagataaatagatagatagatagacagataaaaaaaattgacagacagacagacagacagatggatagatagatagatagatagatagatagatagatagatagatacagacagaatgatagacagacagacacagatagatagatacagatatgacagacagatagaaaaaaattgacagacagacagacagatggatagatagatagatagatagatagatagatagatagatagacagatagatagatagatagacagacagatagatatagatagacagacagacagacatagatagacagacagacagaaaaaaattgacagatagatagatagatagatagatagacagacagacagacagacagacagacagatagatagatagacagatagatagacagacagacacagatagatatAGATGATATGACagacaaatagaaaaaaattgacagacagacagataaatagatagatagacagacagatagatagacagatagacagacagatagataaattgatagatagatagacagatagaaaaaaaattgacagacagacagacagatggatagatagatagatagacagacagacagacagatagatagaatgatagacagacagacagacacagatagatagatacagatgATATGACagacaaatagaaaaaaattgacagacagacagacagacagataaatagatagatagacagacagacagacagatagacagacagatagatagacagacagacagacagatagacagacagacagatagacagacagatagatagatagacagacagacagacagatagatagacagacagacagacagacagatagacagacagacagacagatagatagatagatagatagatagatagatagatagatagatagatagacagaaagatagatagacagacagacagacagacagaaagaatgatagacagacagatagaaaaaAACTGACAGACAGACACCCCCTTAATATAGGAAACTGTGCTCAattattgtcatgtgaccatatatTAAAAATTGGCTGCCTGTGAGAGATGCACATGAAAATGTTTGCATGTCAAATTTCCTGCATGGCAGGTAAATTTAGTTTTTTGCCAAAACAAATGAATCTTTTGCGTCGCTGAACTGTACTGAACTGGAACTGAATCTCAGTCATACAGCTTTAAATAAAGAAGCTGGTAAATCTAGATAGTTGGCGCTCCCTCCAGGACAGACAGTGAATGACCGTGACAGTTGCTAATGTTAGTCCTAAAcgatgttttttgcattttcaataaaaagttGTTAAACACAACTTATGAAAACTCAAACATCTTCAAAGTTTATCTAGCAAAAATTTTGAAGGACAGAAAAAGGCAGCAattttgtcatgtttatgactGTCCAGTGACGGTGAGGAATATGTTAAGCAGACAGGTGCAAACTATTCTGGCAACATCTTCAAAACTCCTCTCTCTGTCATCCAGTCAACCACATAAGTCTTTCCTTTACATATTCTCACATCTCAGTTTCTCCGGGCCCCAGACTCTCGGAAAGAGGCCCTTACAATTTCATAATTCACTGCATCCTGCCATTGGCTAGACTCCAGCTAGAAAAAAAACCCCTAAGTAAACACACAACCGCAGACGTTTCTCCTGCCTGGGGCATGAGGCATGAGAGGAGCCCCTTGTGTTGGATCACACCCCTCAGGTGCAAACCTCTCTCCATATTTTGATACTTTAAGGGGCCGAAACATGTCTCGAAATCATGTTGCTGAAAAGGTCATATTATTTTTTGGGGTTGGATGTGAAGAgaaataaaaagtgtaaaataagGTAGCAGGGCACAATGAAGACTGTATcagaaagcaaaaaaaaaaaaaaaatgtgcatactgttaaaggtgcagtatgtaaatGTGATCCCGCccactgcc contains:
- the hal gene encoding histidine ammonia-lyase isoform X1; translated protein: MHRFTVHVRDEWITVPCKDATCSIKWLGFEALKRYIKNKPDNGGIQHIKDVHFMVRKCQGFGLLDSDDTIEDVLEDNDFVELAIEGDTMSQDFIPSQPGTSHLTRAYREPEQYISLDGNSLTSTDLVNLGKGLFKIKLTPEAEQKVVQSRELLDTIVKENKVVYGITTGFGKFARTVIPVSKLKELQENLLRSHSSGLGSPLSPERTRMLLALRINVLAKGYSGISLENLLRMIQAFNASCLSYVPEKGTVGASGDLAPLSHLALGLMGEGKMWSPKSGWADAKYVLEAHGLKPISLKPKEGLALINGTQMITSLGAEAVERAEAIARQADIIAALTLEVLKGTTKAFDSDIHELRPHPGQKEVALRFRSLLDSDHHPSEIAESHRFCDRVQDAYTMRCCPQVHGIVNDTIEFVKKIINTEINSATDNPMVFAERGETISGGNFHGEYPAKALDYLAIGVHELASISERRIERLCNPSLSELPAFLVNEGGLNSGFMIAHCTAAALVSENKVLCHPSSIDSLSTSAATEDHVSMGGWAARKALRVVEHVEQVLAIELLAACQGIEFLRPLRTTTPLEKVYDLVRATVKPWMKDRFMAPDIEAVHRLLVDQKVWNIAGPYIEKYCMEYIPESRPSSPTAFALDPPPSPRKRVRLE
- the hal gene encoding histidine ammonia-lyase isoform X2; the protein is MSQDFIPSQPGTSHLTRAYREPEQYISLDGNSLTSTDLVNLGKGLFKIKLTPEAEQKVVQSRELLDTIVKENKVVYGITTGFGKFARTVIPVSKLKELQENLLRSHSSGLGSPLSPERTRMLLALRINVLAKGYSGISLENLLRMIQAFNASCLSYVPEKGTVGASGDLAPLSHLALGLMGEGKMWSPKSGWADAKYVLEAHGLKPISLKPKEGLALINGTQMITSLGAEAVERAEAIARQADIIAALTLEVLKGTTKAFDSDIHELRPHPGQKEVALRFRSLLDSDHHPSEIAESHRFCDRVQDAYTMRCCPQVHGIVNDTIEFVKKIINTEINSATDNPMVFAERGETISGGNFHGEYPAKALDYLAIGVHELASISERRIERLCNPSLSELPAFLVNEGGLNSGFMIAHCTAAALVSENKVLCHPSSIDSLSTSAATEDHVSMGGWAARKALRVVEHVEQVLAIELLAACQGIEFLRPLRTTTPLEKVYDLVRATVKPWMKDRFMAPDIEAVHRLLVDQKVWNIAGPYIEKYCMEYIPESRPSSPTAFALDPPPSPRKRVRLE